A stretch of Mesorhizobium sp. M2A.F.Ca.ET.046.03.2.1 DNA encodes these proteins:
- a CDS encoding glycosyltransferase, with translation MKQDGHETFEEMVGPAGSLGRIRLLAANRANRTRTKIKAWTRIRLPFILPARGPISGLDGGIDMPLHIFSRDPLILYVPVGGRRPLYALAAFCRRLAPRRATFLLMPNWTLERPAVVEQIRKDLAWFARTCPKHELIFLCNTEEERRLIAGVGGNAIFSNHNLMISEDVFRPLPDVPVEYDAVYNGRISHTKRHYLAFEIERLVHVTSSIGELPPAGDRAFLRRLQAQSPLHSIANPLVDGLPGRLTSAEVNRVYNQAAVGLCLSAVEGAMYSSMEYLLAGLSIVSTPSIGGRDVYFDPDYCIIAEPEPAAIRRAVERLRDRAIPREEIRGRTLERVKAERLELMAYLSALKRRLGSDDPPFSEWPFAGTSGLTRWASVSEHLREIAAISSGKI, from the coding sequence ATGAAGCAGGACGGACACGAGACGTTCGAGGAGATGGTCGGCCCCGCCGGCTCGCTCGGCCGCATTCGGCTTCTTGCCGCTAACCGAGCCAACCGAACCAGAACCAAAATCAAGGCGTGGACGCGGATACGGCTGCCCTTCATCCTTCCGGCGCGCGGGCCGATTTCGGGCCTCGATGGCGGCATCGACATGCCTCTCCACATCTTCAGTCGCGATCCGTTGATCCTCTATGTACCTGTCGGCGGCAGGCGCCCTCTCTACGCGCTCGCCGCCTTCTGCCGACGCCTTGCGCCACGGCGCGCTACCTTCCTTCTGATGCCGAACTGGACGCTGGAACGGCCGGCCGTCGTCGAGCAGATACGCAAGGATCTCGCCTGGTTCGCCAGGACCTGCCCCAAACACGAGCTGATCTTTCTCTGCAACACAGAGGAAGAGCGACGCCTGATTGCAGGCGTTGGCGGCAATGCAATCTTCTCCAATCACAATCTGATGATCTCGGAAGACGTCTTCCGGCCGCTGCCTGACGTGCCGGTCGAGTACGATGCCGTCTACAATGGCCGCATCTCGCACACCAAGCGGCACTATCTCGCCTTCGAGATCGAAAGACTGGTCCATGTGACGTCCTCGATCGGCGAATTGCCGCCGGCCGGCGACCGCGCCTTCCTTCGCCGCCTGCAGGCGCAATCGCCGCTTCACAGCATCGCCAATCCGCTCGTCGATGGCCTGCCCGGCCGGCTGACCTCCGCCGAAGTCAACCGCGTCTACAACCAGGCCGCGGTCGGGCTCTGCCTGTCGGCGGTGGAAGGGGCAATGTATTCCAGCATGGAGTATCTGCTGGCCGGGTTGTCGATCGTCTCGACACCGAGCATCGGCGGCCGCGACGTCTATTTCGATCCGGACTACTGCATTATCGCCGAGCCGGAGCCGGCCGCGATCCGCCGCGCGGTCGAGCGGCTTCGCGACCGGGCCATACCGCGGGAGGAGATTCGCGGCCGCACGCTTGAAAGGGTAAAGGCGGAACGGTTGGAACTGATGGCCTATCTCTCGGCGCTTAAGCGACGCTTGGGAAGCGATGATCCGCCCTTCTCCGAATGGCCGTTCGCCGGCACCTCTGGGCTGACGCGCTGGGCTTCGGTCAGCGAGCACCTTCGTGAGATTGCGGCGATTTCATCGGGCAAGATTTGA